Proteins from one Chloroflexota bacterium genomic window:
- the rlmN gene encoding 23S rRNA (adenine(2503)-C(2))-methyltransferase RlmN, protein MDLILDLSLPELEARLEEWQQPAYRARQVWEWIYRQGATQFAQMTNLPVALRQRLESHFTLTPFEPVAEHLSSDGQTRKLALRLRDGEIIEAVWMRYENRESVCVSTQAGCAMGCAFCATGQGGLRRNLSAGEIVGQVLAFARLLAPQSARVTNVVFMGMGEPFANYDAVWKAASTLMHPAGLGLGARHIVISTVGLIPGIRRFAQERSQVRLAVSLHAPDDALRDRLVPINRAYPIGPLMEAVRNYVNLTGRRVTFEYALIAGVNDQPEQAQALAALLRGLPAHVNLIPLNPVPDSPWRPSPRARVRQFQATLAERGVACTVRLGRGADIQAACGQLRARTLQTPS, encoded by the coding sequence GTGGACCTGATTCTTGACCTGTCGCTTCCCGAACTAGAGGCCCGCCTGGAGGAGTGGCAACAGCCCGCGTACCGCGCCCGGCAGGTTTGGGAGTGGATCTACAGGCAAGGCGCAACCCAGTTCGCCCAGATGACCAACCTGCCGGTCGCCCTCCGCCAGCGCCTGGAATCCCACTTCACCCTCACGCCGTTTGAGCCGGTCGCCGAGCACCTCTCGTCAGACGGCCAGACGCGCAAACTGGCCCTCCGCCTCCGAGATGGCGAAATCATTGAGGCCGTGTGGATGCGCTACGAAAACCGCGAGAGCGTGTGCGTCTCCACCCAGGCCGGGTGCGCCATGGGCTGCGCGTTCTGCGCCACGGGCCAGGGCGGGCTTCGCCGCAACCTCTCCGCGGGCGAAATCGTGGGCCAGGTGCTGGCTTTTGCGCGCCTTCTCGCCCCCCAGTCCGCGCGCGTTACCAACGTCGTCTTCATGGGCATGGGCGAGCCGTTCGCCAACTACGACGCCGTCTGGAAGGCTGCCTCCACCCTCATGCACCCGGCCGGCCTGGGCCTGGGCGCGCGGCACATTGTCATCTCCACTGTCGGGCTGATCCCCGGCATCCGCCGGTTCGCCCAGGAGCGGTCCCAGGTGCGGCTGGCAGTCTCGCTCCACGCGCCCGACGACGCCCTGAGAGACCGCCTGGTGCCCATCAACCGAGCCTATCCCATCGGCCCGCTCATGGAGGCTGTTCGCAATTATGTCAACCTAACCGGCCGCCGCGTTACGTTTGAATACGCCCTCATCGCCGGCGTCAACGACCAGCCCGAACAGGCCCAGGCCCTTGCCGCGCTCCTTCGCGGCCTGCCGGCGCACGTGAACCTAATCCCGTTGAACCCCGTACCCGACTCCCCCTGGCGACCAAGCCCCCGCGCCAGGGTTCGGCAATTCCAGGCCACGCTCGCCGAGCGCGGCGTGGCATGCACGGTGCGCCTGGGACGCGGCGCCGACATTCAGGCGGCATGCGGCCAGTTGCGGGCGCGCACGCTGCAGACACCCTCGTAG
- a CDS encoding ribulose-phosphate 3-epimerase: MIRISASILSADFARLGEQIAEAERGGADYIHVDVMDGLFVPNITAGPVLVSAARRSTSLPLDVHLMIEKPERYVEAFREAGADILTVHYEACPHLHRTVQRIRELGAAPGVSLNPSTPLSALEEILDYVDLVLIMTVNPGFGGQKYIESMTAKIARLRRWLDEREHRPVLEVDGGLNPHTAPKAARAGADIIVAGAAIFAADVPVSEAIRRIREAIALKQG, encoded by the coding sequence ATGATCCGAATCTCCGCATCTATCCTATCGGCCGACTTTGCGCGGCTCGGCGAGCAGATCGCAGAAGCGGAACGGGGCGGCGCCGACTATATCCACGTGGACGTGATGGACGGCCTGTTTGTGCCGAACATCACGGCGGGGCCTGTGCTGGTGAGCGCGGCGCGCCGTAGCACTTCCCTGCCGCTGGACGTGCACCTGATGATAGAAAAGCCCGAGCGATACGTGGAGGCGTTCCGAGAGGCTGGGGCCGACATCCTGACCGTGCATTACGAGGCGTGCCCCCACCTGCACCGGACGGTGCAGCGCATTCGCGAACTGGGCGCGGCGCCCGGCGTCTCGCTCAACCCGTCCACGCCCCTGTCGGCGCTGGAGGAGATTCTGGACTACGTGGACTTGGTGCTCATCATGACGGTCAATCCCGGCTTCGGCGGGCAGAAGTACATTGAGAGCATGACGGCGAAGATCGCGCGCCTTCGCCGCTGGCTGGACGAGCGCGAGCACCGGCCTGTCCTGGAAGTGGATGGCGGGCTGAACCCACACACCGCGCCCAAGGCGGCCAGGGCTGGCGCGGACATCATCGTCGCCGGCGCGGCCATATTCGCCGCCGATGTGCCAGTTAGCGAGGCCATTCGCCGCATTCGCGAAGCGATTGCCCTAAAACAGGGTTAG
- a CDS encoding 50S ribosomal protein L28, translated as MAKCEICMRGPQFGHNVSHSNRRTNRRFDVNVQMATIVVDGRKRRVRICSRCLKTLQKA; from the coding sequence ATGGCAAAGTGTGAAATCTGCATGCGCGGGCCGCAGTTCGGGCACAATGTGAGCCATTCCAATCGGCGCACCAACCGCCGTTTTGATGTGAACGTGCAGATGGCCACCATCGTTGTGGATGGCCGCAAGAGACGGGTTCGCATCTGCTCTCGGTGCCTGAAGACGCTTCAGAAAGCCTAA
- a CDS encoding Asp23/Gls24 family envelope stress response protein: MTEQTRLGRIEVSPAAIASIASHAVLKSYGVVGMASANVRDGIVEVLTGDRSRRGVQVRLEGNEIHIDLYVVIEYGTRISVVAHNIMSAVKFSVEKALGVPVKEVNVHVQGLRVSSAD, from the coding sequence ATGACAGAACAAACCAGACTGGGCAGAATTGAAGTGTCGCCGGCGGCCATCGCCAGCATCGCCAGCCACGCCGTGCTCAAGTCCTACGGCGTCGTCGGCATGGCCTCGGCCAACGTGCGAGACGGCATCGTGGAGGTGCTGACGGGCGACCGCAGCCGGCGCGGCGTCCAGGTTCGGCTGGAGGGCAACGAAATTCACATTGACCTGTACGTGGTCATTGAGTACGGGACGCGAATCTCCGTTGTCGCCCACAACATCATGAGCGCCGTGAAGTTCAGCGTGGAGAAAGCCCTCGGCGTGCCGGTCAAGGAAGTCAACGTCCACGTACAAGGATTGCGCGTCAGCAGCGCCGATTGA
- a CDS encoding DAK2 domain-containing protein: protein MRIGDGECLFKALRVSAAWFEQHVQAVNALNVFPVPDGDTGTNMMLTLQSAIKEVGDNPSDSASEVIQKVAHGALMGARGNSGVILSQLLRGMARYLHKKDSFTAGDLAAAMREGAVTAYKGVLKPVEGTILTVAREVADACARTVEDTDDIVALLETAVEEARHSVSRTPSLLAVLKEAGVVDAGGQGLAIILEGVLRFARGESVEMLPTSVTHAELSVPRAEAEYGYDTQFIIHGQNLDVEAVRQKISEMGDSVMVVGDSTTIKVHVHTPTPGTPINYGASLGSISHVIVEDMQQQYQEFVQAQTKPPVSAEEICNIATVAVAPGAGLRRVFESLGASAVVSGGQTMNPSTEELLNAIESVKADNVIVLPNNRNVILSAQQAKTLSRKNVFVIPTKTIPQGIASLLAFNYQADATTNAQIMEQAFARVQTVEVTHAVRAARVNGVTIKEGDVIGLINGDLKISGDNYHQVILDALGMLPLDENEIITIYYGEDVGEADAQTLADRIRAQFSHLEVEAVNGGQPHYPYILSVE, encoded by the coding sequence GTGCGCATCGGCGACGGGGAATGCCTGTTCAAAGCGCTGCGCGTGAGCGCCGCATGGTTTGAACAACACGTCCAGGCGGTGAATGCCCTGAACGTCTTCCCGGTGCCCGATGGCGACACGGGCACGAACATGATGCTGACCTTGCAGTCGGCCATCAAAGAAGTAGGAGACAATCCCAGCGACTCGGCCAGCGAAGTCATCCAGAAAGTCGCCCATGGCGCGCTCATGGGCGCGCGCGGCAACTCGGGCGTCATCCTGTCCCAGTTGCTTCGGGGCATGGCGCGCTACCTGCACAAGAAGGACTCGTTCACGGCAGGCGACCTGGCGGCCGCCATGCGCGAGGGTGCCGTTACCGCCTACAAAGGCGTGCTCAAGCCGGTGGAGGGCACCATTCTCACCGTCGCGCGCGAAGTGGCCGATGCCTGCGCCCGCACCGTTGAGGATACCGACGACATCGTGGCGCTCCTGGAAACCGCCGTGGAAGAGGCCCGACACTCCGTCAGCCGCACCCCCTCGCTCCTGGCTGTGCTCAAGGAGGCGGGTGTCGTGGACGCCGGCGGGCAGGGACTTGCCATCATCCTGGAAGGCGTACTCCGATTTGCGCGAGGTGAATCCGTGGAAATGCTGCCCACTTCCGTAACCCATGCCGAACTCAGCGTGCCGCGCGCCGAGGCCGAATACGGCTACGACACCCAATTCATCATCCACGGCCAGAACCTGGACGTGGAGGCCGTGCGCCAGAAAATCTCCGAGATGGGCGACTCGGTCATGGTCGTCGGCGACAGCACCACCATCAAAGTCCACGTCCACACCCCCACGCCCGGCACGCCCATCAACTACGGCGCCAGCCTGGGCTCCATTAGCCATGTGATCGTGGAAGACATGCAGCAGCAGTATCAGGAATTCGTCCAGGCCCAGACCAAACCGCCGGTCTCGGCGGAGGAGATTTGCAACATCGCGACCGTGGCAGTAGCGCCTGGAGCGGGCCTGCGCCGCGTGTTTGAAAGCCTGGGGGCCAGCGCCGTCGTTTCCGGCGGCCAGACCATGAACCCCAGCACCGAGGAACTGCTCAACGCCATTGAAAGCGTGAAGGCCGACAACGTGATCGTGCTGCCCAACAACCGCAACGTCATCCTCTCGGCGCAGCAAGCCAAGACGCTATCCCGCAAGAACGTCTTCGTGATTCCCACCAAGACGATCCCGCAGGGCATCGCCTCACTTCTCGCCTTCAACTACCAGGCCGACGCCACCACCAACGCCCAGATCATGGAACAGGCATTTGCCCGCGTGCAGACGGTGGAAGTTACGCACGCCGTTCGTGCCGCGCGGGTGAACGGAGTCACCATCAAGGAAGGCGACGTCATCGGGCTGATCAACGGCGACCTGAAGATCAGCGGCGACAATTACCACCAGGTCATCCTGGATGCGTTGGGCATGTTGCCGTTGGACGAAAACGAGATTATTACGATATACTACGGCGAGGACGTGGGAGAGGCAGACGCCCAGACCTTGGCCGATAGGATTCGGGCGCAGTTCAGCCACCTGGAAGTGGAAGCCGTGAACGGCGGGCAGCCGCACTATCCCTACATCCTTTCGGTGGAGTAA
- a CDS encoding DegV family protein translates to MARPIIVTDSTAGLSPAECEQYGIQVVPLYVRFGDQVFREGVDITSEQMFSRMRRSALGPITSPPTPDDFRRVYLAAARKTDQILSIHLSGKLSQTVAFAQAAAETLLGRIRIHVIDSQTTSAGLAVLARETAKAAAAGMNLDELIPYVRGLIPRIYLVFFVDTLDYLERGGRIGKAEALLGSMLNIKPLLIVEDGEIQPLEKVRTRAKAIEKLAEFVAEFSRIKELWILQEQENEETAQLRELLREYFPTVATPVVPYGPVLASHVGPGAMGVVVFEDV, encoded by the coding sequence ATGGCACGCCCGATCATTGTTACCGACAGCACCGCGGGACTCTCGCCTGCCGAGTGTGAACAATACGGCATCCAAGTGGTGCCCCTGTACGTTCGGTTCGGAGACCAAGTCTTTCGGGAAGGCGTGGACATTACCAGCGAGCAGATGTTCAGCCGAATGCGGCGTTCCGCGCTAGGGCCGATTACCTCGCCCCCAACGCCGGACGATTTCCGTCGGGTCTACCTGGCCGCCGCCCGCAAGACCGACCAGATTCTGTCCATCCACCTATCCGGCAAACTGAGTCAGACGGTGGCCTTCGCCCAGGCAGCCGCCGAAACGCTCCTAGGCCGCATCCGAATCCACGTGATAGACTCGCAGACGACCTCGGCGGGGCTGGCAGTCCTGGCGCGGGAGACCGCCAAGGCCGCAGCCGCCGGCATGAACCTGGACGAGTTGATCCCCTACGTGCGCGGCCTCATCCCCCGCATCTACCTGGTCTTCTTCGTGGACACGCTGGACTACCTGGAGCGCGGCGGCCGCATCGGCAAGGCCGAAGCCCTCCTGGGCAGCATGCTCAACATCAAGCCGCTCCTCATCGTGGAAGACGGCGAAATCCAGCCGTTGGAGAAAGTCCGAACCCGCGCCAAGGCTATTGAGAAACTGGCCGAATTCGTGGCCGAGTTCAGCAGGATCAAGGAACTCTGGATCCTGCAGGAACAGGAAAACGAAGAGACCGCCCAACTCCGCGAACTGCTCCGAGAGTACTTCCCGACCGTCGCGACGCCGGTCGTGCCCTATGGCCCCGTTCTCGCCAGCCACGTAGGCCCCGGAGCTATGGGCGTCGTGGTCTTTGAGGACGTGTAG
- a CDS encoding DegV family protein — protein MVRIVTDSTSDIPRPMAEEYGIRVVPAIVNFGLESFREGVDLSPSEFFARLVASPTLPTTSQPSVGEFMEAYAEAGRSGEPVLGIHLGSTFSGLYDAAQLAAHSMPEHAVTVYDSGLLSMGLGLMVIEAAKVARRGATVEQLLHLLDNLKPRTRVIAVLDTLEYLRKGGRLSRVSATLGRVLSIRPVIQVFDNRLDQLARTRHRMNSLNRLLEFAQTHAPFDHLVVLHAAAANAADWVAERLARLNSGAKPAIIEAGSVIGTHAGPGAVGFACVTRR, from the coding sequence GTGGTTCGGATTGTAACGGACAGCACCTCGGACATCCCCAGGCCGATGGCCGAGGAGTACGGGATTCGCGTGGTTCCGGCCATCGTCAACTTTGGCCTGGAATCGTTCCGCGAAGGCGTGGACTTATCCCCCAGCGAATTCTTCGCCCGCCTGGTCGCCTCTCCGACCCTGCCCACGACCTCGCAGCCATCCGTCGGCGAGTTCATGGAGGCCTACGCCGAAGCCGGGCGAAGCGGCGAGCCGGTCCTGGGCATCCACCTCGGCTCCACCTTCAGCGGACTCTACGATGCCGCCCAATTAGCGGCCCACTCCATGCCCGAACATGCGGTTACGGTCTACGATAGCGGTCTCCTCTCCATGGGCTTGGGACTCATGGTCATTGAGGCAGCAAAGGTCGCCCGCCGCGGCGCCACCGTGGAGCAGTTGCTCCACCTCCTGGACAACCTCAAGCCACGGACGCGCGTCATCGCCGTGCTGGACACCCTGGAATACCTGCGCAAGGGCGGACGGCTCAGCCGCGTCAGCGCGACCCTGGGCCGAGTGCTCAGCATCCGCCCCGTCATCCAGGTGTTTGACAACAGGCTGGACCAACTCGCCCGCACCCGCCACCGCATGAACTCTCTCAATCGGCTTCTGGAATTCGCGCAAACGCACGCCCCCTTTGACCACCTCGTAGTCCTACACGCCGCAGCCGCCAACGCGGCCGACTGGGTCGCCGAACGCTTGGCCCGCTTGAATTCCGGCGCAAAACCTGCTATTATAGAAGCGGGTTCCGTCATCGGCACGCACGCCGGACCGGGTGCGGTGGGCTTCGCCTGCGTAACGAGGCGCTAG
- the recG gene encoding ATP-dependent DNA helicase RecG, whose product MHSVVEKLLKILDLEEQTGYRNQAVIGGLDKLAEHWPKEAAAAYPGADRQALIHQVGDLLTAYPTRATPEGREEIIRALRKTVARLEEGAPEPIAVPQRSPARPARPTPPAPPQDRPRPGLGLDAPVTKLVGVNAGYAEKLERLGVRTIRDLLMLYPRRYEDYSAIRPIGTLRPGEQVTVLGQIWDVQSRKSQRGMHILTVTLADGSGTIQATWFNQPYLEKQFQQGRRIILSGKTDVYLGHLVMQSPEWELSTDEAIHTARLVPIYPLTEGISPRWLRRVQKRTVDYWAPRLPDPLPESVRRDAGLMDLPTAIAQIHFPDDKAKLEKARKRLCFDEFLTIQLGVLRQRRNWRQQPGRPLRVNAQTVETFIHSLPFDLTNAQRRAMDEILHDIAQPQPMSRLLQGDVGSGKTVVALTGMLVAALDNRAQAALMAPTEILAEQHYRTISQILEASGIGKDTLTVRLLIGSLSNGDKERIRQEIQDGKANLIIGTHALIQGSVAFQNLAFVVIDEQHRFGVMQRATLREKGFNPHMLVMSATPIPRSLALTLYGDLDISVIDEMPPGRQQVKTYWLAQRERERAYTFLRKQIEQGRQAFIICPLIEESEALDVKAAVDEHHRLQTEVFPDLRLGLLHGRMRGDEKDEVMRRFRAGELHILVSTSVVEVGIDIPNATVIMVEGADRFGLAQLHQFRGRVGRGEHQSYCILISDSATPESQERLRAIEQIHDGFKLAEKDLELRGPGEFFGTRQSGLPDLRLARLSDTRILEEARRQALRIFERDPELTDPEHALLAQQVREFWQHKGDLS is encoded by the coding sequence ATGCATTCTGTCGTGGAGAAACTGCTGAAGATTCTTGATTTGGAGGAGCAGACGGGGTACAGGAATCAGGCCGTTATCGGAGGGCTGGACAAACTGGCCGAGCACTGGCCCAAGGAAGCGGCCGCCGCCTATCCGGGCGCAGACAGGCAGGCCCTCATCCACCAAGTCGGGGATTTACTCACCGCCTACCCAACCCGCGCCACGCCCGAGGGCCGCGAAGAGATCATTCGCGCCCTCCGCAAGACCGTTGCGCGACTGGAGGAAGGTGCGCCGGAGCCTATCGCCGTGCCACAGCGCTCCCCTGCCCGCCCGGCCCGGCCCACGCCCCCTGCCCCACCCCAGGACAGACCCCGACCCGGGCTCGGCCTGGACGCGCCGGTAACGAAACTCGTCGGCGTCAACGCGGGATACGCCGAGAAACTGGAAAGACTGGGCGTGCGCACCATCCGCGACCTGCTTATGCTCTACCCCCGCCGATACGAGGACTACAGCGCCATACGCCCCATCGGCACCCTTCGCCCCGGCGAGCAAGTTACCGTCCTGGGCCAGATTTGGGACGTCCAGAGCCGCAAGTCCCAACGCGGCATGCACATCCTTACCGTTACCCTTGCCGACGGGTCTGGGACAATCCAGGCAACCTGGTTCAACCAGCCCTATCTGGAAAAGCAATTCCAGCAGGGGCGCCGCATCATCCTGAGCGGGAAGACCGACGTCTATCTGGGCCACCTGGTGATGCAATCGCCCGAATGGGAACTGTCCACCGACGAGGCGATCCACACGGCGCGCCTGGTCCCCATCTACCCGCTCACCGAAGGCATCAGCCCGCGCTGGCTTCGGCGCGTGCAGAAGCGCACCGTGGACTACTGGGCGCCGCGCCTCCCCGACCCGCTGCCCGAATCGGTGCGGCGCGACGCAGGGCTTATGGACTTGCCCACCGCCATCGCGCAGATTCACTTCCCCGACGACAAGGCCAAACTGGAGAAGGCCCGCAAGCGCCTGTGCTTTGACGAGTTCCTCACCATCCAGTTGGGCGTGCTTCGGCAGCGCCGAAACTGGCGACAGCAGCCCGGCCGCCCCCTGCGCGTCAACGCGCAGACCGTGGAGACTTTCATCCACTCACTCCCGTTTGACCTCACGAATGCGCAGCGACGCGCTATGGACGAGATTCTGCACGATATCGCGCAACCGCAACCCATGAGCCGCCTCCTCCAGGGCGATGTGGGTTCGGGCAAGACCGTCGTCGCCCTGACGGGGATGCTGGTCGCGGCCCTGGACAACCGGGCGCAGGCGGCGCTGATGGCCCCTACCGAAATCCTCGCGGAGCAACACTACCGGACCATCTCGCAAATCCTGGAAGCCTCGGGCATCGGCAAGGACACCCTCACGGTTCGGCTCCTCATCGGCAGCCTGAGCAACGGCGACAAGGAGCGCATTCGGCAGGAAATCCAGGACGGCAAGGCCAACCTGATCATCGGCACCCACGCGCTCATCCAGGGTTCCGTCGCCTTCCAGAACCTGGCCTTCGTCGTCATTGACGAGCAGCATCGCTTCGGAGTGATGCAGCGGGCCACCCTGCGCGAGAAAGGCTTCAATCCGCACATGCTAGTCATGAGCGCCACGCCCATCCCGCGCAGCCTGGCCCTCACGCTGTACGGCGACCTGGACATCTCGGTGATTGACGAGATGCCGCCAGGCCGTCAGCAGGTCAAGACCTACTGGCTCGCACAGCGCGAACGCGAGCGGGCCTACACATTCCTGCGCAAGCAGATTGAGCAGGGACGGCAGGCGTTCATCATCTGCCCGCTGATTGAGGAATCGGAGGCCCTGGACGTCAAAGCCGCCGTTGATGAGCACCACAGGCTCCAGACCGAGGTCTTCCCCGACCTGCGTCTCGGGCTTCTCCACGGCCGGATGCGAGGCGACGAGAAGGACGAGGTCATGCGCCGCTTCCGTGCCGGGGAACTCCACATCCTGGTGTCCACATCCGTTGTTGAAGTGGGGATTGACATTCCCAACGCCACGGTTATCATGGTGGAAGGCGCGGACCGGTTTGGCCTGGCGCAACTGCACCAGTTCCGCGGGCGCGTGGGCCGGGGCGAGCACCAGTCGTACTGCATTCTCATCTCGGACTCGGCCACGCCCGAAAGCCAGGAACGTCTGCGCGCCATTGAGCAAATCCACGATGGCTTCAAGTTGGCGGAAAAAGACCTGGAACTGCGGGGCCCGGGCGAATTCTTCGGCACACGCCAGAGCGGCCTGCCCGACCTCCGCCTCGCCAGGCTGAGCGACACGCGCATCCTGGAAGAGGCGCGGCGGCAAGCCTTGCGCATCTTTGAGCGGGACCCCGAGTTGACCGACCCGGAGCATGCGTTGCTCGCCCAGCAGGTGCGCGAATTCTGGCAGCACAAAGGCGACCTGAGTTAG